A genomic stretch from uncultured Cohaesibacter sp. includes:
- a CDS encoding TIGR02186 family protein — MILLRLSRAIFGARLLLWLGVCMGFSISAAHSERIVADLSERVIKISSNFTGSDIVVFGTIERDQATVSRGEPYDLVVIVRGWDQTLVSRRKARTFGIWINQDRRLYSNAPNFYAMSTTRKLADIAPPTLLAKMQIGTRYLLLPPTFDPQGRFATFDPFRVAALRKMREKGLYTDDPSSVTFLSKSLFRSTIPIPSNVEVGEYEVTVHLLRGGALLHSSTQKLHVTKTGFEQHAFTLARDHEFFYGLACVLIALFTGWLTGVVFRKN; from the coding sequence ATGATCCTGTTGCGCCTCTCAAGAGCAATCTTCGGGGCCAGATTGCTGCTCTGGCTTGGCGTATGCATGGGTTTTTCCATCAGCGCCGCCCATAGCGAGCGCATCGTGGCAGATCTCTCCGAGCGGGTGATCAAGATTTCTTCCAATTTCACCGGATCGGACATCGTTGTTTTCGGAACGATCGAACGCGATCAGGCAACCGTGTCTCGTGGCGAGCCCTATGATCTGGTGGTCATCGTGCGCGGCTGGGACCAGACTCTGGTCTCTCGTCGCAAGGCACGCACCTTTGGTATCTGGATCAATCAGGACCGTAGGCTCTACAGCAATGCACCCAATTTCTATGCCATGTCGACCACACGCAAGCTTGCCGATATTGCACCCCCGACGCTTCTGGCAAAAATGCAGATCGGCACACGCTATCTGCTGCTACCGCCAACATTCGACCCGCAAGGCCGATTTGCCACTTTCGACCCGTTCCGCGTGGCTGCCTTGAGGAAAATGCGGGAAAAGGGCCTTTATACTGATGATCCCTCCTCGGTTACCTTCCTCAGCAAGTCCCTGTTCCGCAGCACCATCCCCATTCCATCCAATGTGGAAGTGGGCGAATATGAGGTCACGGTTCATCTCTTGCGGGGCGGCGCATTGTTGCATTCGTCGACGCAAAAGCTGCATGTCACCAAAACGGGCTTTGAGCAACATGCCTTCACGCTGGCGCGGGATCATGAATTCTTCTACGGGTTGGCCTGCGTATTGATCGCTCTTTTCACCGGTTGGCTCACCGGTGTGGTCTTCCGCAAGAATTGA
- a CDS encoding peptidoglycan-binding protein, whose translation MIDDTYNTDRDVGEYIEGLRGTDRNRRAQGRIRTAASKGRPQQDSALLDAIEDIEAQLHALAGEAAQAPDMAYDRNQAPQEYRTSRTRREARGDLGSSPRRGGSRGAPSPLDQANYGNALERIEAQLQRVDQALEKKGSSQLARSRSGLHSGQSPLRAGYSAAARPDHAAVREQEPYSHYQDRFSAQSGTAGPNASLDTAMRQMLDCGQALNEQVARRAEASVSEVTRTAQSALSAAQESQGTYRDALDKLAKLQAQDDSLTILRDDVTSLRRLIEEANLTGASDQVLREIASLSGRIEQLSTAISETREDPAILETMRDVRALLDRSAQDPSINAQFDRILARLDDMDTGKHEEDFAKLSEQMDHLREILATQPDMQHLSSISGQMNELIERLATLENDVKRVNASDSNFAEQNGLEQRLAQMQALIERLDPNDRLNSLESQLASLADRLENASDHASIHKPLEALARQVESLVELTDQSTHRDQLDILATLAERVTNLDQFVRTEQAPAVSERRFDQVEQTLARIDDMLANKMESSDLGALERSLSRLADRMEAQEDILRSAPQAAVAGNSSGLSSGVISQLESQIIDLAQRLDTANQVSDDHQFFEMLTERLDTLAAEFSRTQTRFDAVDRIGEDIRKLASNNSLGGSNTAKVAEQAAIKALQQVGPISGGGNDAALEAIIDGLKDDLHGLRRFAETSETATQQSLNGVSSMLNAIVDRLGKLEEQVRAEEQKPQAALPGAPFEPVAEPIAKEPKGRGLGNILRRRKEKSEPEASQASPQAPEGRPLSASELLQNRGKQPSRRQQADTTATSAPARSSTAAPRAPQQGTPAAASAGTAAPAAASDETRQPGIYLSGKAVSVSKAQANAGAARQPGESAAAQHQVTGNVALKNTEQEAPVVKPRTARIVQGAQGSQSAQAARSGSQRDQGQSKADFIAAARRAAQAAAQESAQVEKEQGQAGSFLARFKGSKKTSANTEAEAQTLAADQADKSKGMSRKERRAAIKEAARMAKKMQKETASDPANAAMIEESAVQLLENEEASNSLFAKLGQTFSRHSRPLLMAAAAILLAITTIQLVKNPDSSLYGLFNADTTQTEGVEQGNKANGDIPAPAGASEPVQSEPQASEPAEQPAASNDQSSITPSSGSVTPNMSDEDASRAIAFSQPTLAQDKLGGPRVSKPAAQPLSHEAAMAKAKALLSQPGNQGIDLTPTSSVPKGTKLGAYKALQQEAKSQPMPPVVSEDNNSPSSASLGNDVGSEEQTPIMQAASSGNVLAQFELGRRYTVGEGVEVNLKEAANWFEKAANLNMPQAEYSLANLYEKGQGVKKDLQVARLWYQRAADQGNVKSMHNLAVLYAEGGLGKPDFKQAAQWFLKAADHGLKDSQYNLAILFARGMGVKQDLLQSYKWFAIAAKQGDKGAEAKRDEILRVLKGPQQKAAKALVAAWVPKVAKASVNQLSALPPEWVATTPEQLAKANKRLGADPRVIAKAQSMLGALGYNAGPADGQMGPRTRTAIRNFQEIAGLKVTGTIDAALLEALAQRVI comes from the coding sequence ATGATTGATGACACATATAACACCGATCGCGATGTAGGCGAATATATAGAAGGTCTTCGGGGCACTGATCGCAACAGGCGTGCGCAGGGTCGCATTCGTACTGCTGCATCCAAAGGTCGGCCCCAGCAAGATTCGGCTCTTCTGGACGCTATCGAAGATATTGAAGCTCAACTCCATGCATTGGCGGGGGAAGCCGCTCAGGCTCCCGACATGGCTTATGACCGAAACCAAGCCCCACAAGAATATCGCACGTCCCGTACCCGTCGGGAAGCAAGAGGAGACCTTGGCTCATCTCCTCGTCGTGGCGGATCACGTGGCGCGCCGTCCCCTCTGGATCAGGCCAACTATGGCAACGCTCTTGAACGCATAGAAGCTCAGTTGCAACGCGTGGATCAGGCGCTGGAGAAAAAGGGCAGTAGCCAATTGGCTCGGTCCCGCTCTGGTCTGCATTCTGGTCAGAGCCCGCTGCGTGCCGGGTATTCCGCAGCGGCAAGGCCAGACCATGCCGCAGTCCGCGAGCAGGAGCCCTACTCCCACTATCAGGACCGCTTTTCGGCCCAGAGCGGAACCGCAGGCCCGAACGCGTCTCTTGATACAGCCATGCGTCAGATGCTTGATTGCGGCCAGGCGCTGAATGAACAGGTTGCTCGCAGGGCAGAGGCCTCCGTTTCCGAAGTGACGCGCACGGCGCAGAGCGCCTTGAGCGCAGCACAGGAATCCCAAGGCACATACCGCGATGCACTCGACAAATTGGCCAAACTGCAGGCTCAGGATGACAGCCTCACGATATTGCGTGACGATGTGACCTCCCTGCGCAGGCTGATCGAAGAAGCCAATTTGACGGGCGCCTCCGATCAGGTATTGCGCGAAATTGCCAGCCTGTCGGGCCGCATCGAGCAATTGTCGACAGCCATTTCCGAAACCCGTGAAGATCCCGCTATTCTCGAAACGATGCGCGATGTGCGCGCATTGCTCGACCGTTCGGCGCAGGATCCGTCCATCAATGCCCAGTTCGATCGCATCCTCGCAAGGCTGGATGATATGGATACTGGCAAGCATGAGGAAGATTTCGCCAAATTGTCCGAGCAGATGGACCATTTGCGCGAAATTCTCGCCACCCAGCCCGATATGCAGCATCTTTCAAGCATTTCCGGCCAGATGAATGAATTGATCGAGCGCCTCGCCACACTGGAAAATGACGTCAAGCGCGTCAACGCGTCTGATTCGAATTTTGCCGAGCAGAATGGCCTTGAGCAGCGCCTTGCCCAGATGCAGGCTCTGATTGAGCGCCTTGATCCCAATGACAGGCTGAACAGCCTCGAAAGCCAGTTGGCTTCTCTGGCGGATCGTCTGGAAAATGCTTCCGATCACGCCAGCATTCATAAGCCGCTTGAGGCTCTTGCCCGTCAGGTGGAGAGCCTTGTGGAATTGACCGATCAGAGCACCCATCGCGACCAGCTGGATATTCTGGCAACATTGGCCGAACGGGTAACCAATCTGGATCAGTTTGTGCGCACCGAGCAGGCTCCGGCAGTGTCCGAGCGTCGGTTTGATCAGGTTGAGCAAACCCTTGCACGCATTGACGATATGCTCGCCAACAAGATGGAAAGCTCCGATTTGGGCGCGCTTGAGCGCAGCCTTTCGCGGCTTGCCGACCGCATGGAAGCGCAGGAAGACATTCTGCGCAGCGCGCCTCAGGCTGCCGTTGCGGGCAATAGCTCCGGCCTTTCCAGCGGCGTTATATCGCAGCTTGAAAGCCAGATCATCGATCTTGCCCAGCGCCTTGACACTGCCAATCAAGTTTCCGACGACCATCAGTTCTTCGAGATGCTGACGGAACGGCTGGACACACTGGCTGCAGAATTTTCGCGCACGCAGACCCGCTTCGATGCCGTTGACCGCATCGGCGAGGATATTCGCAAGCTTGCATCGAACAACAGCTTGGGCGGCTCCAACACCGCCAAGGTAGCCGAGCAGGCAGCGATCAAGGCCCTGCAGCAGGTTGGTCCCATTTCCGGTGGTGGCAACGATGCCGCGCTGGAAGCCATTATCGATGGCCTCAAGGATGATCTACACGGCTTGCGCCGCTTCGCCGAGACCAGTGAGACGGCTACTCAACAGAGCCTGAACGGCGTCAGCTCCATGCTCAATGCGATTGTTGATCGCCTTGGCAAGCTGGAAGAACAGGTGCGCGCAGAGGAGCAGAAACCACAGGCCGCCCTGCCTGGCGCCCCTTTCGAACCGGTCGCAGAGCCCATTGCCAAAGAGCCTAAAGGGCGGGGTCTGGGGAACATCCTGCGCCGCCGGAAGGAAAAAAGCGAACCCGAAGCATCTCAGGCAAGCCCACAAGCGCCAGAAGGTCGCCCCTTAAGCGCCAGCGAGCTGCTGCAGAATCGCGGCAAGCAGCCATCTCGTAGGCAACAGGCAGACACGACCGCTACGTCAGCCCCTGCGCGAAGCAGCACGGCTGCCCCCAGAGCTCCTCAACAGGGAACGCCTGCCGCTGCCTCTGCCGGAACCGCGGCTCCCGCTGCTGCTTCTGACGAAACCAGACAACCCGGCATCTACCTCTCAGGCAAGGCAGTTAGTGTCTCCAAAGCACAGGCTAATGCAGGTGCAGCGCGCCAGCCCGGCGAGAGCGCCGCAGCCCAGCATCAGGTCACGGGCAATGTTGCCCTTAAAAATACCGAGCAGGAAGCCCCTGTGGTCAAGCCGAGAACCGCTCGTATCGTGCAAGGTGCTCAGGGCTCCCAGTCTGCCCAGGCCGCAAGAAGCGGGTCGCAGCGCGATCAGGGACAGTCCAAAGCCGACTTTATTGCAGCTGCGCGACGCGCTGCGCAGGCCGCCGCGCAAGAAAGCGCTCAGGTCGAGAAGGAACAGGGACAAGCCGGCAGCTTCCTTGCCCGCTTCAAAGGCAGCAAGAAAACCTCTGCAAACACAGAGGCGGAAGCGCAGACGTTAGCCGCAGACCAAGCAGACAAAAGCAAAGGCATGAGCCGCAAAGAGCGCCGGGCAGCCATCAAAGAAGCCGCCCGAATGGCCAAGAAAATGCAGAAGGAAACCGCAAGCGACCCCGCCAATGCAGCTATGATTGAGGAAAGCGCGGTTCAATTGCTGGAAAATGAAGAGGCCAGCAACAGCCTGTTCGCCAAACTTGGCCAGACCTTCTCGCGTCACAGTCGCCCGCTGCTTATGGCCGCGGCAGCCATTCTGCTTGCCATCACAACCATCCAGTTGGTGAAGAATCCTGATTCGAGCCTTTATGGCCTGTTCAATGCCGACACCACGCAAACAGAGGGCGTCGAGCAAGGCAACAAAGCCAATGGAGATATACCTGCTCCAGCAGGAGCGTCTGAGCCTGTTCAAAGCGAACCGCAAGCCTCCGAGCCCGCCGAGCAGCCAGCAGCTTCTAACGATCAGTCCAGCATCACGCCTTCCTCTGGCAGCGTTACGCCGAATATGAGTGATGAGGATGCCTCGCGCGCCATTGCCTTCTCCCAGCCCACCCTTGCGCAAGACAAGCTTGGTGGTCCGCGCGTCAGCAAGCCCGCCGCACAGCCGCTTTCCCATGAGGCGGCGATGGCAAAGGCCAAGGCCTTGCTCAGTCAGCCTGGCAATCAGGGTATCGACCTGACGCCTACGAGTTCCGTACCCAAAGGCACCAAGCTTGGCGCCTATAAGGCCTTGCAGCAGGAAGCCAAGTCGCAGCCGATGCCTCCGGTTGTCTCCGAGGACAATAACAGCCCATCGAGCGCCAGCCTTGGCAATGACGTTGGCAGTGAAGAGCAAACGCCCATCATGCAGGCAGCCTCCAGCGGCAATGTTTTGGCGCAGTTTGAACTTGGCCGCCGCTACACAGTGGGCGAAGGGGTGGAGGTTAATCTCAAGGAAGCAGCCAATTGGTTCGAGAAAGCCGCCAACCTCAATATGCCACAGGCGGAATACAGCCTGGCCAATCTTTATGAAAAGGGCCAAGGGGTCAAAAAGGACCTGCAGGTTGCCCGTCTCTGGTATCAACGCGCCGCCGATCAGGGCAATGTGAAGTCCATGCACAATCTTGCGGTTCTGTATGCCGAGGGCGGCTTGGGCAAACCCGATTTCAAACAGGCGGCCCAATGGTTCCTCAAGGCAGCCGATCATGGCCTCAAGGATAGCCAGTATAACCTCGCCATCCTGTTTGCTCGCGGCATGGGCGTTAAGCAAGACCTGTTGCAGAGCTACAAATGGTTTGCCATTGCAGCCAAGCAGGGCGACAAGGGCGCTGAAGCCAAGCGCGATGAAATCCTGCGCGTCCTCAAGGGGCCACAGCAGAAGGCTGCAAAGGCGCTGGTGGCAGCCTGGGTGCCCAAAGTGGCCAAGGCATCAGTGAACCAGCTTTCGGCGCTACCGCCCGAATGGGTGGCCACGACACCGGAACAATTGGCCAAAGCCAACAAACGGCTCGGAGCAGACCCGCGAGTGATCGCCAAAGCCCAGTCGATGCTTGGCGCTCTGGGCTATAACGCCGGACCGGCCGACGGCCAGATGGGACCTCGTACACGCACAGCGATCCGCAATTTCCAGGAAATTGCCGGATTGAAGGTGACAGGGACTATCGACGCAGCCTTGCTTGAGGCGCTGGCACAGCGGGTTATTTGA
- a CDS encoding sulfite exporter TauE/SafE family protein, with the protein MELYLPIAEMPVNIFVILGMGGTVGFLSGIFGVGGGFLLTPLLIFYGISPAVAVASVTAQITASSTTGALAYLRTGNLDLKLGTVLFTAGITGSTIGVFVFKQLRALGQLDLIISVSYVTFLGAVGTLMVMESVRAIVKARKGVVTTRKPGQHNWIHGLPLKMRFKKSKIYVSILPVIAIGGIIGFLGTVLGIGGGFMLVPALIYLLRVPTAVVIGTSLYQILVTMGVATILHATTNHSVDIVLALILMVGGTIGAQFGAQIGQKMKGEQLRALLGILVLMVGMRFAVDLVLEPADHYSTEVMEANR; encoded by the coding sequence GTGGAGCTCTACCTGCCTATCGCTGAAATGCCTGTCAATATCTTTGTCATCCTGGGCATGGGGGGCACGGTCGGGTTTCTCTCGGGCATTTTCGGGGTTGGCGGCGGCTTTCTCCTGACGCCTTTGCTTATTTTCTACGGTATTTCTCCCGCTGTTGCGGTCGCCTCGGTGACAGCCCAGATCACGGCCTCATCCACGACCGGCGCGCTTGCCTATCTCAGGACAGGCAATCTGGACCTCAAGCTGGGAACGGTGCTCTTTACAGCCGGCATAACGGGGTCGACAATCGGGGTCTTCGTTTTCAAGCAGCTGCGTGCGCTTGGACAATTGGATTTGATCATCTCCGTCTCCTATGTAACCTTTCTTGGTGCCGTTGGCACTTTGATGGTCATGGAGAGCGTGCGCGCCATCGTCAAAGCGCGCAAGGGCGTCGTCACAACTCGGAAACCGGGCCAGCATAACTGGATTCACGGGCTGCCGCTCAAGATGCGCTTCAAGAAATCCAAGATCTATGTCAGCATTCTGCCAGTCATCGCCATTGGCGGCATCATCGGATTTCTGGGCACCGTTCTTGGTATTGGCGGCGGCTTCATGCTGGTTCCTGCCCTGATCTATCTGTTGCGCGTGCCCACCGCCGTAGTGATCGGCACATCGCTCTACCAGATTCTGGTGACCATGGGAGTTGCGACCATTCTGCATGCCACGACCAACCATTCGGTCGATATCGTGCTGGCGCTCATCCTGATGGTTGGCGGCACCATCGGTGCCCAGTTTGGTGCCCAGATCGGACAGAAGATGAAGGGCGAACAGTTGCGCGCCCTGTTGGGCATTCTTGTGCTCATGGTCGGCATGCGGTTTGCCGTGGATCTGGTTCTCGAACCGGCTGATCATTACAGCACCGAGGTGATGGAGGCAAACAGATGA